In Halobacillus amylolyticus, the following proteins share a genomic window:
- a CDS encoding histidine phosphatase family protein: MTTLGLIRHGSTPWNQEGRAQGNSDIPLDEQGRGEAEKLAERLLHENWEIIYSSPLKRANQTAEVIAEQLNIDEIDFDQRIKEVAGGQIEGTTEEERIEKWGRDWRDLDLGIEKQPSVIERGMSFIKEIVEKHPNQRVLIVSHGAFIGHLVEWLVTTMNEDKRLDNTSVTILNKTEGKWICDLYNCTKHIV, translated from the coding sequence ATGACGACACTTGGTCTGATTCGTCACGGAAGTACGCCTTGGAATCAAGAGGGAAGGGCGCAAGGAAATTCGGACATTCCATTAGATGAACAGGGGAGAGGGGAAGCAGAGAAGCTGGCTGAACGTCTGCTTCATGAGAATTGGGAGATCATTTACTCGAGTCCTCTAAAAAGGGCAAACCAAACCGCAGAAGTTATAGCTGAGCAGTTAAACATTGATGAAATTGATTTCGATCAAAGAATTAAAGAGGTAGCCGGTGGTCAAATAGAGGGGACGACGGAAGAAGAGAGAATTGAAAAATGGGGGAGAGATTGGCGTGATCTTGATCTAGGTATCGAAAAACAGCCAAGTGTAATCGAACGAGGCATGTCATTTATCAAGGAAATCGTTGAAAAACATCCGAATCAACGGGTGCTTATTGTGAGTCACGGTGCTTTTATTGGCCATCTTGTAGAATGGTTGGTTACTACTATGAATGAGGATAAGAGGTTGGATAATACATCTGTAACCATTTTAAATAAAACTGAGGGAAAGTGGATATGTGATTTGTACAATTGTACGAAGCATATCGTGTGA
- a CDS encoding aspartate aminotransferase family protein translates to MQTQAKDTNQSLLTTQELRESNARSYPRRIPIAIDQAKGIHVTDMDGKQYYDCLAGAGTLALGHNHPTVVEAMTDMLKSGKPLHTLDLTTRVKETFVSELFSTLPQGFAEKAKIQFCGPTGGDAIEAAMKLVKTATGKGGILSFHGGYHGSTNGTMAISGTLGPKENVQGLMPNTHFLPYPYDYRCPFGVGGEASHQLSSQYIENMLDDPESGILPPAAMILEVVQGEGGSIPANVEWLKEMRRITRERGIPLIIDEIQTGIGRTGKFFAFEHADIVPDVIVLSKAIGGSLPLSVVIYDKELDKWSPGAHIGTFRGNQLAMAAGTATIKYIKKNHLAAHAEEMGERLINKLANIQERAPELGDVRGRGLMIGIEIVNPAMKQAGNGSYPANPDLAGAIQRQCLERGLIVEVGGRHGSVIRMLPPLTITKDQIDEVAAIINASITAALEMR, encoded by the coding sequence ATGCAGACTCAAGCGAAGGATACAAATCAATCATTATTAACGACACAAGAGCTAAGAGAATCTAATGCTCGCTCTTACCCACGCAGGATTCCGATAGCAATCGATCAGGCAAAAGGGATTCATGTTACAGATATGGATGGGAAGCAGTACTATGACTGTCTAGCAGGAGCGGGTACGTTGGCTCTTGGACATAATCATCCAACTGTAGTCGAAGCCATGACGGACATGCTGAAAAGTGGAAAACCTTTACATACGTTAGATCTTACAACACGTGTAAAGGAAACATTTGTAAGTGAATTATTCTCTACCCTGCCACAGGGGTTTGCTGAAAAAGCTAAAATTCAATTTTGCGGTCCTACAGGTGGGGACGCGATTGAAGCAGCTATGAAACTAGTAAAAACTGCAACAGGTAAAGGGGGGATTTTATCGTTTCATGGGGGCTACCATGGGTCTACAAATGGAACGATGGCAATCAGTGGAACGTTAGGACCTAAGGAAAACGTTCAGGGATTAATGCCTAATACTCATTTTCTACCTTATCCCTACGATTATCGTTGCCCATTTGGTGTAGGAGGGGAAGCAAGCCACCAGTTAAGCAGCCAGTATATTGAGAACATGTTAGATGATCCAGAGAGTGGGATTCTGCCGCCTGCAGCCATGATTTTAGAAGTCGTTCAAGGTGAAGGAGGATCGATTCCTGCGAATGTAGAGTGGTTAAAAGAAATGAGACGAATAACAAGGGAAAGAGGCATTCCGCTTATTATCGATGAGATCCAAACAGGTATCGGGCGTACAGGTAAGTTCTTCGCTTTCGAACACGCAGATATCGTACCTGACGTCATTGTTTTATCAAAAGCTATCGGAGGCAGCTTGCCGTTATCCGTAGTTATTTATGATAAAGAGTTGGATAAATGGTCTCCCGGTGCCCATATTGGAACGTTTAGAGGGAACCAATTGGCTATGGCAGCGGGAACCGCCACGATCAAATATATTAAAAAGAATCATTTGGCGGCACACGCTGAAGAGATGGGGGAACGATTGATAAACAAGCTAGCTAACATTCAAGAAAGAGCTCCTGAATTAGGAGATGTGAGGGGCAGAGGATTGATGATTGGGATTGAAATTGTCAACCCAGCGATGAAGCAAGCCGGCAATGGCAGCTATCCTGCCAATCCAGACCTGGCCGGTGCGATTCAGCGTCAGTGCCTGGAACGTGGATTGATCGTGGAAGTTGGCGGGAGACATGGAAGCGTGATTCGAATGTTACCTCCATTAACCATTACGAAAGATCAAATTGATGAAGTAGCGGCTATTATAAATGCATCGATTACCGCTGCACTAGAAATGAGGTAG
- a CDS encoding pyridoxal phosphate-dependent decarboxylase family protein: MESIYQTKDNKPFDDLFLHKGPKGIEAYEDVVKQVSTKLKEVFSNVDRPYIGKKPSEIQKEILGLSQLAKRGESLSDFLEAIDVPILKNSLHISHEKSVAHLHCPPLLSGIAAEMMISSLNQSMDSWEQSTAATYVEKEMISWLTNRFGLPAEADGVFSSGGSQSNYMGLLLARDSFCEKYWGCTVQKHGLPEGFKRMKILCSVEAHFTVQKSASQLGLGADAVVTIKTDDHHRLSVPHLYEKLRELREEGSLPFALVGTCGTTDFGSIDPLAELAEAAHSNGLWLHVDAAFGGALIVSHTHAYKLDGIQSADSITVDFHKLFYQPISCGAFLVNDSRSFTYTNHHADYLNPESDEAEGIVNLVNKSVVTTRRFDAFKLFVSLRVVGIDRFREMIDHTFSLAKKSAQLIDRLEAFNVLNVNPELNTVIFRFQPEAVPEEQLNTLNHSIQQQLLHKGIAVIAKTKVQKATYLKFTLLNPRTEIQNIQSIIKEIEFLGVKELEKRRMIQ; this comes from the coding sequence GTGGAATCCATATATCAAACGAAGGATAACAAACCATTCGATGATCTGTTTTTGCACAAAGGACCTAAAGGAATAGAGGCTTATGAAGATGTTGTGAAACAAGTATCAACTAAACTTAAGGAAGTTTTTTCTAATGTTGATCGTCCATACATTGGTAAGAAACCATCTGAAATCCAAAAAGAAATCCTTGGGTTGTCCCAGCTAGCTAAGCGAGGGGAATCATTAAGTGATTTTTTAGAGGCAATAGATGTACCTATTTTAAAAAACAGCCTTCATATATCCCATGAGAAGAGTGTAGCTCATTTACATTGTCCTCCATTACTTTCTGGGATCGCAGCTGAAATGATGATCAGTTCACTTAATCAATCCATGGATTCATGGGAACAAAGTACAGCAGCTACCTATGTAGAAAAAGAAATGATTTCATGGTTAACAAATCGATTTGGGCTTCCCGCTGAAGCAGATGGAGTATTTTCAAGCGGGGGCAGCCAATCCAATTATATGGGGCTTCTATTGGCCAGGGATTCCTTTTGTGAAAAGTATTGGGGATGTACTGTACAAAAACATGGGTTACCTGAAGGCTTTAAAAGGATGAAAATTCTATGCTCTGTGGAAGCTCACTTTACTGTCCAGAAGTCCGCTTCGCAGCTAGGGTTAGGGGCGGATGCGGTCGTAACAATAAAAACAGATGATCATCATAGGCTCAGTGTCCCTCACTTATATGAAAAATTACGTGAGTTAAGGGAAGAAGGCTCCTTACCATTTGCTTTAGTTGGGACTTGCGGGACGACGGATTTTGGCAGCATTGATCCACTTGCAGAACTGGCTGAGGCAGCTCACTCGAATGGGTTGTGGCTTCATGTCGACGCTGCGTTTGGCGGAGCATTGATAGTAAGCCATACTCATGCCTATAAGTTAGATGGGATTCAATCCGCAGATTCGATTACTGTAGACTTTCACAAATTATTTTATCAGCCAATCAGTTGTGGTGCTTTTCTAGTCAATGATAGCCGTTCATTTACCTATACAAACCATCACGCTGACTATTTAAATCCTGAATCAGATGAAGCAGAAGGAATTGTTAATTTAGTAAACAAATCTGTTGTGACTACGAGACGATTTGATGCGTTTAAACTTTTTGTCTCATTAAGAGTTGTTGGCATAGATCGTTTTCGTGAAATGATTGATCACACTTTTTCACTTGCTAAAAAATCCGCACAGCTCATCGATAGGTTAGAAGCATTTAACGTATTAAATGTAAATCCAGAGTTAAATACTGTTATCTTTCGATTTCAACCTGAGGCTGTTCCTGAAGAACAACTAAATACGTTGAATCATTCCATCCAACAACAGTTGCTGCATAAAGGAATAGCTGTTATTGCAAAAACCAAAGTTCAAAAGGCTACGTATTTAAAATTTACTTTGCTTAATCCAAGGACGGAAATTCAAAATATCCAATCTATTATAAAGGAGATAGAATTTCTTGGGGTTAAGGAACTGGAAAAAAGGAGGATGATCCAATGA
- a CDS encoding IucA/IucC family protein, producing MTDSRLVAEKATMQSFVNCYLRETGQYKIESSKNLPQLTMNVERVIVCALPYQSRTLLFPVDYWSLTGRHKLIFPLYLKISDSYELVSLDYISLVSLITKELSLKHQQEEAQDELMLRVILSCQNMKRYIEYRSAEAEKLVQEDFDFIEAEQSLLLGHLLHPTPKSKQGISKKEDELYSPEMKGDFQLHYFRVNKDYIIQDSSLCDSAGDQMIEQLNSDPEIDVETLEQILEESENSVVFPIHPLQAKEMLEEDEVLSLMDKKELVYLGPMGSKYSPTSSFRTVFRKDSKYMYKFSLPIKITNSLRINQQKELDRGVEVSHLLNTEVGESLSKAHPNFEVIQDPAYIKLKLPHSSSAYDVVLRNNPFHLESDQITLIAGLCQDHAYSQRSRLQVVIENIATTEGRSLEAVSLDWFKRYLSLTLDPLMWLYKTYGIALEAHQQNSLVKLENGYPAHFYYRDNQGYYFSESKVDLLRAYLPELNEKSDTICSDEIAVERFRYYFFLNHLFGLINSFGMNRLITEERLLDVLRERLAYHHDQTNESLTLLNSLLNDPTLPCKANLLTRFYDMDELEGTLENQSVYTRVDNPLFREEEEVYGT from the coding sequence ATGACTGACTCTAGACTAGTGGCAGAGAAAGCCACGATGCAAAGCTTCGTCAATTGCTATCTACGGGAAACAGGTCAATACAAAATAGAAAGCAGCAAGAATTTACCACAGCTAACGATGAACGTAGAAAGAGTTATTGTCTGTGCGTTGCCATACCAAAGCAGGACGCTTCTCTTTCCTGTTGATTATTGGTCGCTTACAGGACGTCATAAATTGATATTTCCACTCTATTTAAAAATATCAGACAGTTATGAACTTGTTTCTCTTGACTATATTTCACTCGTTTCCTTAATTACGAAAGAACTGTCTCTCAAGCATCAACAAGAGGAAGCGCAGGATGAACTTATGCTAAGAGTGATTCTCAGCTGTCAGAACATGAAAAGGTATATCGAATATCGCAGTGCGGAAGCGGAGAAGTTAGTCCAGGAAGACTTTGATTTTATTGAAGCGGAACAATCGCTATTATTGGGGCACTTATTGCATCCGACACCTAAAAGTAAACAAGGGATATCAAAAAAAGAAGACGAGCTCTACTCACCTGAAATGAAGGGGGATTTCCAACTCCATTATTTTAGGGTGAACAAAGATTATATCATTCAAGACAGCAGTTTATGTGATTCTGCGGGTGATCAAATGATAGAACAGCTGAACAGTGATCCCGAAATAGACGTTGAAACCTTAGAGCAAATTCTTGAGGAAAGTGAGAATTCGGTGGTATTCCCAATCCATCCTCTACAAGCTAAGGAAATGCTTGAAGAGGATGAAGTTTTATCTTTGATGGATAAGAAAGAGCTGGTTTATCTAGGCCCAATGGGTTCAAAATACTCACCGACATCATCATTCCGTACCGTGTTTAGGAAAGATTCCAAATACATGTATAAGTTTTCGCTACCCATAAAAATTACGAATTCGTTACGAATCAATCAGCAAAAGGAATTAGATAGAGGGGTTGAGGTTTCTCATCTGTTAAACACAGAAGTTGGAGAGAGTCTATCCAAAGCTCACCCCAATTTTGAAGTGATCCAAGATCCTGCCTATATCAAACTTAAGCTGCCTCACTCAAGTTCGGCCTATGATGTCGTTCTACGTAACAATCCTTTTCATTTAGAAAGTGATCAAATTACGTTGATTGCTGGATTATGTCAGGACCATGCTTATAGTCAACGGTCGAGATTACAAGTAGTCATAGAGAATATTGCCACGACTGAAGGAAGGTCATTAGAAGCAGTCAGCCTGGATTGGTTTAAGCGATATTTATCATTAACCCTGGATCCGCTGATGTGGTTGTACAAAACATATGGAATTGCCTTGGAGGCTCATCAACAAAATTCCTTAGTAAAGTTGGAAAACGGATACCCCGCTCATTTTTATTACCGTGATAATCAGGGGTACTATTTCAGCGAATCGAAAGTGGATCTTCTTAGAGCCTATTTACCAGAATTAAATGAGAAAAGTGATACGATTTGTTCTGATGAAATTGCTGTTGAACGGTTTAGATATTACTTTTTCTTAAATCATCTATTTGGTTTAATCAATAGCTTTGGAATGAATCGGTTAATTACAGAAGAACGTTTACTCGATGTTTTAAGAGAACGACTAGCGTACCATCACGACCAAACAAATGAATCACTAACATTATTGAATTCGCTTTTGAATGACCCGACATTGCCTTGTAAAGCAAATCTGTTAACCCGATTCTATGACATGGATGAATTGGAAGGTACATTAGAAAATCAGTCTGTATATACTCGTGTGGACAATCCTCTTTTTAGAGAGGAGGAAGAAGTATATGGAACATAA
- a CDS encoding IucA/IucC family protein, with the protein MLYKDELKEVLNKGRWGQVNKQLLAKMISEYMYEDMIQPEVISEGELTAYRLVINQCKSYQFLAKKRYFDSFDVRADSVEVVEDGDVKEAASAIELLLDLQQLIAMSPETVSHLIKELNHTLLADAHISREDAPSSDQLIHEDYALLEGEMTGHPWITYNKGRIGFGYDDYLAYAPEQQQEVKLLWIAVHHSKANFHSVQSLSYETLIDQELSTVEIERFTNEIRKYGVQPEDYYFMPVHVWQWKNVIIQQFAEEIANRYLIPLGEGKDDYLPQQSIRTFVNQTDHKKNHVKLPMSILNTLVYRGLPSERTVIAPQITEFIKGIYEKDSFLKDECQVILPGEVASINVDHRYYGQIKQAPYQYHEMLGVIFRESIYSYLEEGEQAITLAALLHEDKQEKPLIQSLIENSDLPADKWIDDLFQVVMDPLLHFLYQYGTVFSPHGQNTILVLKNYKPHRLAVKDFVDDVNISDQPFEELNALPDELKQVLRSEPPEGLTQFIFTGLFICHLRYLASIMDNHQLLPEREFWDKLAGAIIDYQNKFPHLEDRFRLFDFFKGEFTKLCLNRNRMVDYGYEDGEDRPHASEFGKVTNALARLTIK; encoded by the coding sequence ATGTTATACAAGGATGAGCTAAAAGAAGTTTTGAACAAGGGAAGATGGGGACAAGTGAACAAACAGCTTTTAGCCAAGATGATTTCTGAATATATGTATGAGGATATGATTCAGCCGGAGGTTATTTCTGAGGGTGAGCTTACAGCATATAGACTCGTTATTAATCAATGTAAGTCCTATCAATTTCTCGCGAAAAAGCGGTATTTTGATAGCTTCGATGTTCGAGCAGACTCTGTTGAAGTCGTGGAAGATGGAGATGTGAAAGAGGCAGCAAGTGCGATTGAGTTGCTCCTTGATTTACAACAACTAATTGCCATGTCACCTGAAACGGTTAGTCATTTAATCAAAGAACTAAATCACACATTGTTGGCTGATGCCCATATCTCAAGGGAGGATGCACCAAGCTCTGATCAATTAATACATGAGGATTATGCGTTGCTTGAAGGGGAAATGACGGGGCACCCCTGGATTACGTACAACAAGGGGCGAATCGGGTTCGGTTATGATGACTATTTGGCATACGCCCCTGAACAACAGCAGGAAGTAAAATTACTCTGGATTGCTGTCCATCACAGCAAGGCAAATTTTCATTCTGTCCAGAGCCTTTCTTATGAAACCCTTATCGATCAAGAGCTATCCACTGTTGAAATTGAGCGATTTACGAATGAGATAAGGAAATACGGAGTTCAACCAGAGGACTACTACTTTATGCCCGTCCACGTGTGGCAATGGAAAAATGTGATTATTCAACAGTTCGCTGAGGAGATAGCAAACAGATATCTTATTCCATTAGGGGAGGGAAAAGATGACTATCTACCACAGCAATCGATTAGAACATTTGTTAATCAAACGGATCACAAGAAAAATCATGTCAAACTGCCGATGAGCATTTTAAATACACTTGTATATAGAGGGCTCCCATCTGAAAGAACTGTCATTGCCCCACAAATAACAGAATTTATCAAAGGTATTTATGAAAAAGACTCATTTTTAAAAGATGAATGCCAGGTGATTCTGCCAGGTGAAGTCGCTAGTATTAATGTCGATCATCGTTATTATGGTCAGATCAAGCAAGCTCCTTATCAATACCATGAAATGCTAGGTGTCATTTTTAGAGAAAGCATTTATTCATACCTTGAAGAAGGGGAGCAGGCTATCACGTTAGCTGCCTTGCTTCATGAAGATAAACAGGAAAAGCCTCTTATACAAAGTTTAATCGAGAACTCTGATCTTCCTGCAGACAAGTGGATTGATGACTTGTTCCAAGTAGTGATGGATCCACTTCTCCATTTTCTGTATCAATATGGGACGGTATTTTCCCCGCATGGTCAAAATACCATACTTGTTTTAAAAAATTATAAACCACATCGGTTAGCTGTGAAAGATTTTGTTGATGATGTCAATATTAGTGACCAGCCTTTTGAGGAGTTGAATGCGCTGCCAGATGAGCTTAAGCAAGTACTAAGAAGTGAACCGCCGGAAGGCCTGACTCAGTTTATTTTTACAGGGTTATTCATTTGTCATTTACGATACTTGGCGTCCATTATGGACAACCATCAGTTATTGCCTGAAAGAGAGTTTTGGGATAAATTAGCTGGTGCGATTATTGATTATCAAAACAAATTCCCGCATTTAGAAGACCGTTTTCGTTTGTTTGATTTTTTTAAGGGGGAGTTTACTAAGCTGTGTTTAAATCGTAACCGCATGGTTGACTATGGATACGAAGATGGCGAGGATCGTCCGCACGCTTCAGAGTTTGGAAAAGTTACCAATGCTTTGGCTCGTTTGACGATAAAATAG
- a CDS encoding aldo/keto reductase: protein MVQHIRLGKSDLKVNPIGLGTNAVGGHNLYPDLDEEAGKDVVRTAIEHGMNFLDTAFIYGPERSEELTGQVVKEHGKRDEIVLATKGAHQFKGDDVVFNNSPAFLKEAVDASLNRLQTDYIDLFYIHFPDENTPKDEAVGALKELRDAGKIRSIGVSNFSVDQLKEANKDGYVDVIQSEYNLFKREAEQELLPYTATNDITFVPYFPLASGLLAGKYDKNATFDDIRAENPLFQGEEFVRNLEKVEKVRDIAESKGAEIAHVVLAWYLTRDSVDAIIPGAKRKSQVVDNLRTMDVKLTDDEVERIDQIFS, encoded by the coding sequence ATGGTACAACATATACGTTTAGGTAAATCTGATCTGAAAGTGAATCCTATTGGTCTTGGCACAAATGCGGTCGGCGGACATAATTTATATCCTGATTTGGACGAGGAAGCAGGCAAGGATGTTGTTCGAACAGCGATTGAACATGGCATGAATTTTCTGGACACAGCGTTTATTTATGGTCCGGAACGTTCAGAAGAGCTGACAGGACAAGTGGTGAAAGAGCATGGGAAACGTGATGAGATTGTCCTCGCAACAAAAGGAGCTCACCAATTTAAAGGAGATGATGTTGTGTTTAATAATTCTCCTGCCTTTTTAAAAGAAGCGGTCGATGCCAGTCTGAATCGGCTGCAGACGGATTACATTGATTTGTTCTATATTCATTTTCCTGATGAAAATACACCTAAGGATGAAGCTGTGGGCGCGTTGAAGGAATTGAGGGATGCTGGTAAAATACGCTCGATTGGGGTGTCCAACTTTTCTGTGGACCAGTTGAAAGAAGCGAATAAAGATGGTTACGTTGACGTAATCCAGTCGGAATACAATTTGTTCAAACGTGAAGCAGAACAGGAATTACTTCCCTATACAGCGACGAATGATATTACTTTCGTTCCCTATTTTCCGCTGGCATCAGGTTTGTTAGCAGGTAAGTATGATAAAAACGCAACATTTGATGACATTCGTGCGGAGAACCCTCTTTTTCAGGGAGAAGAGTTTGTACGGAACCTGGAAAAAGTAGAGAAAGTCCGTGATATTGCTGAATCTAAAGGAGCCGAGATAGCACATGTTGTCCTTGCGTGGTACTTAACCCGTGATTCTGTTGATGCGATTATTCCTGGGGCGAAGCGGAAAAGTCAGGTTGTCGATAATCTTCGGACAATGGACGTTAAGCTTACGGATGATGAAGTGGAGCGGATTGATCAGATATTCTCATAG